In Pseudorasbora parva isolate DD20220531a chromosome 9, ASM2467924v1, whole genome shotgun sequence, the following proteins share a genomic window:
- the pigrl4.2 gene encoding polymeric immunoglobulin receptor-like 4.2, whose translation MALPPVLFGVLLYTAGTLSMNTLDHVTVREGGTVTIPCLYDNQYKLNSKYWCRGFGWLTCRITARANSRPTEKWTITDYPAHNFFTVKLNDPTFSDSGHFWCAVEVGTNINPDYKKYLYLNVQQAPDVSVVSSSVSGHEDGNVSVQCFYSSGYQNKLKQWCRYKDQSCYPVGRTDTSQNSSVQISDDGRSSFTVLMTGLRLSDSGWYFCSAGDLQIPVQLTVHWDNKHKNTCKSFISVIL comes from the exons ATGGCTCTTCCTCCGGTTCTCTTTGGTGTTTTACTTTACACCGCAG GAACTTTGAGCATGAATACATTAGATCATGTAACTGTGAGAGAAGGAGGAACTGTTACAATCCCGTGTCTGTATGACAATCAGTATAAACTAAACTCAAAATACTGGTGTAGAGGGTTTGGTTGGTTGACTTGCAGAATTACAGCCCGTGCAAACAGTAGACCTACAGAGAAGTGGACAATAACTGATTATCCGGCACATAATTTCTTTACTGTGAAACTCAACGATCCAACATTCTCAGACTCTGGACATTTCTGGTGTGCTGTGGAGGTCGGCACTAATATAAATCCagattacaaaaaatatttgtatttaaacgtTCAACAag CTCCTGATGTGTCTGTGGTGAGCAGCAGTGTATCTGGACATGAAGATGGTAATGTCAGTGTCCAGTGTTTCTACAGTTCTGGATATCAGAATAAACTCAAACAGTGGTGCAGATATAAAGATCAGAGCTGTTACCCAGTGGGGAGGACTGACACATCCCAGAATTCATCAGTCCAGATCAGTGATGATGGGAGAAGCTCCTTCACTGTGCTGATGACTGGACTGAGACTCAGTGATTCTGGATGGTACTTCTGCTCTGCTGGAGATCTGCAGATTCCTGTTCAACTCACGGTTCACTGGgacaataaacataaaaatacatgcaagtcatttatttctgttattttgtaa